From Salvelinus namaycush isolate Seneca chromosome 2, SaNama_1.0, whole genome shotgun sequence, one genomic window encodes:
- the LOC120058213 gene encoding uncharacterized protein LOC120058213, with product MTAEWLHLPPPYPPGVGPLCGAESYPPGVGPLCGAESYPPGVGPLCGAESYPPGVGPLCGAELEAWYEDLQDILGSDGGGAKLARAPPCSEKEPEFLDVLESCSLTWLTDGVGVGVGGEAWDGGEGVQRVTIPEEPPTHPPHHISSNTSRPSPAEERAERQGDREGRRDGERGGSGGGDLLPPEFFELLNEGGVGMVETGGTGGIMVSGSYHHHQLHHHSDNLQQPESPSASEEENTCVPDSPSCSSSASPSTSLNCSPPSSPTSTSFSSSRQDKRKRGNSLSFPSSGSHSSSSSSSVKKSRRERDQENERKVQELTDQNERLKAEIDRLGEEVQRTRRALIERLVNTRK from the exons ATGACTGCCGAGTGGCTTCACCTGCCCCCTCCGTACCCCCCAGGTGTGGGACCGCTGTGTGGTGCAGAGTCGTACCCCCCCGGTGTGGGGCCGCTGTGTGGTGCAGAGTCGTACCCCCCCGGTGTGGGGCCGCTGTGTGGTGCAGAGTCGTACCCCCCCGGTGTGGGGCCGCTGTGTGGTGCAGAGTTGGAGGCGTGGTATGAGGACCTGCAGGATATACTGGGATCAGACGGGGGCGGGGCCAAACTGGCGCGTGCCCCTCCCTGCTCTGAG AAGGAGCCGGAGTTCCTAGATGTTCTGGAGAGCTGTTCCCTGACATGGCTGACAGACGGGGTGGGAGTGGGTGTCGGGGGGGAGGCGTGGGACGGAGGTGAGGGGGTCCAGAGGGTCACGATCCCGGAGGAGCCTCCTACCCATCCACCCCACCACATCTCCTCCAACACCTCCCGTCCGAGTCCAGCTGAGGAAAGGGCAGAGAggcagggggacagagagggaaggagggatggagaaagaggtgGCTCTGGAGGAGGGGACCTGTTGCCCCCAGAGTTCTTTGAGTTGCTGAACGAGGGAGGGGTGGGcatggtggagacaggaggg acaggagggatcaTGGTGAGCGGTAGCTACCACCATCATCAGCTTCATCATCACTCCGACAATCTCCAACAACCTGAGTCTCCCTCCGCCAGCGAGGAGGAAAACACCTGCGTCCCAGACTCTCCCTCCTGCTCTTCCTCCGCCTCTCCGTCCACCTCTCTCAACtgctctcctccttcctctcctactAGCACCTCGTTCTCCTCGTCTCGGCAGGACAAACGCAAGAGGGGCAACTCTCTGTCCTTCCCTTCCTCCGGCTCacactcatcctcctcttcctcttctgtgaagaagagcaggagagagagggatcaggAGAACGAGAGGAAGGTGCAGGAGCTGACAGATCAGAACGAGAGGTTGAAAGCAGAGATAGACAGACTGGGAGAGGAGGTGCAGAGGACACGCCGAGCCCTGATAGAGAGACTAGTTAACACCAGGAagtga